A genomic segment from Spinacia oleracea cultivar Varoflay chromosome 3, BTI_SOV_V1, whole genome shotgun sequence encodes:
- the LOC110776145 gene encoding probable mannitol dehydrogenase isoform X2: MVGAAAPEDVHPQKAFGWAARDTSGVLSPFNFSRRHEVVGVVTEVGKKVQKLKVGEKVGVGCIVGSCRSCDNCGKNLENYCTKMLLTYGSTYYDGTPTYGGYSDIMVVDEHFAVRIPDNMALDVTAPLLCAGITVYSPLRHFELDKPGLHIGVVGLGGLGHMAVKFAKAFGAKVTVISTSPNKKDQALNLLRADSFLISSDPQQIQEGAGTMDGIIDTVSAKHPLIQLIGLLKTEGRLVMVGAPVKPLELPVLPLLLGRKMVAGSGIGGVKETQEMIDFAAKHDIKADIELIPMDYVNTAMERVQKADVRYRFVIDIGNTLKPT; this comes from the exons ATGGTAGGAGCAGCAGCACCAGAAGATGTACACCCACAAAAAGCATTTGGATGGGCTGCCAGAGACACTTCTGGAGTTCTCTCCCCTTTCAACTTCTCTAGAAG GCATGAAGTGGTAGGAGTGGTCACAGAAGTAGGAAAAAAGGTGCAAAAATTGAAAGTAGGTGAGAAAGTTGGGGTAGGATGCATAGTTGGATCGTGTCGTTCATGTGATAATTGTGGCAAGAATCTTGAGAATTACTGCACAAAGATGTTGCTAACCTATGGATCAACTTACTATGATGGAACCCCTACATATGGAGGTTACTCTGATATTATGGTGGTTGATGAGCACTTTGCTGTTCGTATTCCTGACAACATGGCACTCGATGTTACTGCCCCGCTTCTATGTGCTGGTATCACTGTCTACAGTCCCCTCAGGCACTTTGAGCTTGACAAACCTGGGCTCCATATTGGTGTTGTTGGGCTTGGTGGTCTAGGACACATGGCTGTCAAATTCGCTAAGGCTTTCGGGGCTAAAGTCACTGTTATTAGTACCTCACCTAACAAGAAGGATCAAGCTCTAAACCTTCTTCGGGCTGATTCTTTTTTGATCAGTAGTGATCCTCAACAAATTCAG GAAGGTGCAGGGACAATGGATGGCATAATAGACACAGTTTCAGCAAAACATCCTTTAATACAATTGATCGGTCTGTTGAAAACCGAGGGAAGGCTAGTCATGGTTGGCGCCCCAGTCAAACCTCTGGAGTTACCAGTCTTACCTCTGCTTTTGG GGAGGAAGATGGTGGCTGGAAGCGGCATCGGAGGCGTCAAGGAGACACAGGAGATGATTGATTTTGCAGCAAAGCACGATATTAAAGCAGATATTGAGCTTATTCCGATGGATTATGTGAACACGGCCATGGAACGTGTTCAAAAAGCAGACGTTAGATATCGTTTTGTCATTGATATTGGCAACACTCTGAAACCTACATGA
- the LOC110776145 gene encoding probable mannitol dehydrogenase isoform X1, with the protein MVGAAAPEDVHPQKAFGWAARDTSGVLSPFNFSRRATGDLDVTFKVLYVGICHSDLHFIKNEWGSSDFIDASYPAVPGHEVVGVVTEVGKKVQKLKVGEKVGVGCIVGSCRSCDNCGKNLENYCTKMLLTYGSTYYDGTPTYGGYSDIMVVDEHFAVRIPDNMALDVTAPLLCAGITVYSPLRHFELDKPGLHIGVVGLGGLGHMAVKFAKAFGAKVTVISTSPNKKDQALNLLRADSFLISSDPQQIQEGAGTMDGIIDTVSAKHPLIQLIGLLKTEGRLVMVGAPVKPLELPVLPLLLGRKMVAGSGIGGVKETQEMIDFAAKHDIKADIELIPMDYVNTAMERVQKADVRYRFVIDIGNTLKPT; encoded by the exons ATGGTAGGAGCAGCAGCACCAGAAGATGTACACCCACAAAAAGCATTTGGATGGGCTGCCAGAGACACTTCTGGAGTTCTCTCCCCTTTCAACTTCTCTAGAAG AGCAACAGGAGATCTGGATGTGACTTTTAAAGTGTTGTACGTTGGAATTTGTCACTCGGATCTTCACTTCATCAAGAATGAATGGGGGAGTAGTGATTTCATTGATGCCTCATATCCTGCTGTCCCTGG GCATGAAGTGGTAGGAGTGGTCACAGAAGTAGGAAAAAAGGTGCAAAAATTGAAAGTAGGTGAGAAAGTTGGGGTAGGATGCATAGTTGGATCGTGTCGTTCATGTGATAATTGTGGCAAGAATCTTGAGAATTACTGCACAAAGATGTTGCTAACCTATGGATCAACTTACTATGATGGAACCCCTACATATGGAGGTTACTCTGATATTATGGTGGTTGATGAGCACTTTGCTGTTCGTATTCCTGACAACATGGCACTCGATGTTACTGCCCCGCTTCTATGTGCTGGTATCACTGTCTACAGTCCCCTCAGGCACTTTGAGCTTGACAAACCTGGGCTCCATATTGGTGTTGTTGGGCTTGGTGGTCTAGGACACATGGCTGTCAAATTCGCTAAGGCTTTCGGGGCTAAAGTCACTGTTATTAGTACCTCACCTAACAAGAAGGATCAAGCTCTAAACCTTCTTCGGGCTGATTCTTTTTTGATCAGTAGTGATCCTCAACAAATTCAG GAAGGTGCAGGGACAATGGATGGCATAATAGACACAGTTTCAGCAAAACATCCTTTAATACAATTGATCGGTCTGTTGAAAACCGAGGGAAGGCTAGTCATGGTTGGCGCCCCAGTCAAACCTCTGGAGTTACCAGTCTTACCTCTGCTTTTGG GGAGGAAGATGGTGGCTGGAAGCGGCATCGGAGGCGTCAAGGAGACACAGGAGATGATTGATTTTGCAGCAAAGCACGATATTAAAGCAGATATTGAGCTTATTCCGATGGATTATGTGAACACGGCCATGGAACGTGTTCAAAAAGCAGACGTTAGATATCGTTTTGTCATTGATATTGGCAACACTCTGAAACCTACATGA